Proteins found in one Oncorhynchus mykiss isolate Arlee chromosome 3, USDA_OmykA_1.1, whole genome shotgun sequence genomic segment:
- the LOC110515154 gene encoding OTU domain-containing protein 7B, with protein sequence MTLDMDAVLSDFVRSTGAEPGLARDLLEGKNWDLTAALSDFEQLRQVHAGNLSYSFAEERTYPGPEKEMARVGRPLLHRQEEVPQGENSATEKRLSRGISHASSTIVSLARSHVSSTGNCSSEPLLDTPLCTFQLPDLTVYRDDFRGFIERDLIEQSMMVALEHAGRLNWWTRVGPNCQSLLPLATSGDGNCLLHAASLGMWGFHDRDLMLRKSLYALMDHGQERESLRRRWRWQQTLQNKESGLVYTEEEWQKEWNELLKLASSEPRIHYSTNGSNGTESSEEPVYESLEEFHVFVLAHVLRRPIVVVADTMLRDSGGEAFAPIPFGGIYLPLEVPAAKCHRSPLVLAYDQAHFSALVSMEQKDGSKEQVVIPLTDSEHKMLPVHFAVDPGKDWEWGKDDTDNVMLASVTLSLEAKLQLLHSYMTVTWLPLPCEQAPLAQPESPTASAGEDARTPPDSGESDKESVSSSSNGDAMMTAGAASVGGGVSTKNSSSSSSSSSNSSATLTTGTGGKEKPKKEKDKDKKRADSVANKLGSFGKSLGSKLKKNVGGLMTGKNAGGSGAKQEGTEKKKSSLRGRKGSKDSSPSAHASEDSGKGSPSSGSERQNGTGSGSSESDPYKYSADVKASLSILRAAMQGERKFIFAGLLITSNRQPFQEEMIQRYLSDAEERFRVEQEQQRREAERKGSTNGIQQPKKEATAGTEVGYRTYEPKEESTESSPPNFSHLKSSSFNPSLYSGVVPIPRPTFMDQPPSPALLTQHPHMHGYMETRRQLAGGSPASSYPGLPSYATLPRHCPMAQGPPHPQYHPPQAPVPLSPFRLIPSFAPSYLPEHDTPDYPTSEPVGGGYTNGFRDLRAALDVPRSGPLPVRHYSLGSAGGLSSRCRTPSCNYYGHPETGNYCSCCYREELKRRETEPAIHRF encoded by the exons ATGACCTTGGATATGGACGCAGTCCTGTCCGACTTTGTCCGTTCCACTGGAGCTGAGCCAGGACTAGCCAGAGACCTGCTAGAGG GGAAGAACTGGGATCTCACCGCTGCCCTCAGTGACTTTGAACAGCTGCGACAAGTGCATGCTGGGAACCTGTCATACTCTTTTGCTGAGGAGAGGACGTACCCAGGCCCGGAGAAGGAGATGGCCAGAGTGGGGCGGCCCCTTCTTCACCGTCAAGAGGAGGTGCCGCAAGGTGAGAACAGTG CCACAGAGAAGCGTCTATCGAGAGGCATCTCCCATGCCAGCTCTACCATTGTGTCCCTGGCACGGTCACACGTCTCCAGTACGGGCAACTGTAGTAGTGAGCCCCTTCTGGACACGCCTCTGTGCACATTCCAGCTGCCTGACCTCACCGTGTACCGGGATGACTTTCGTGGCTTCATCGAGAGGGACCTCATCGAGCAATCTATGATGGTGGCCCTAGAGCACGCCG GCCGACTCAATTGGTGGACACGGGTGGGACCTAACTGTCAGAGTCTATTGCCATTGGCGACGAGTGGGGACGGAAACTGCCTGTTACATGCAGCGTCATTGG GTATGTGGGGCTTTCATGACCGCGACCTGATGCTGCGGAAGTCTCTGTATGCACTGATGGACCACGGCCAGGAGAGGGAGTCGCTGAGACGCAGGTGGAGGTGGCAGCAGACCCTGCAGAACAAAGAG tcTGGTCTGGTGTACACAGAGGAGGAGTGGCAGAAGGAGTGGAATGAGCTGCTTAAACTGGCCTCCAGTGAACCTAGGATACACTATAGCACCAATGGCAGCAATGG GACGGAGTCATCAGAGGAGCCTGTGTACGAGAGTCTGGAGGAGTTCCATGTGTTCGTCCTGGCCCATGTCTTGAGGAGGCCCATAGTAGTGGTGGCAGACACCATGCTCAGGGACTCTGGAGGAGAGG CTTTTGCCCCCATCCCATTTGGAGGGATCTATCTGCCCCTGGAGGTGCCAGCTGCCAAGTGCCACCGCTCGCCTTTAGTGCTGGCGTACGACCAGGCCCACTTCTCTGCCCTCGTCTCCATGGAGCAGAAGGACGGCTCGAAAGAGCAAG TTGTGATCCCTCTCACTGACTCAGAACACAAGATGCTGCCTGTACACTTTGCAGTGGACCCTGGGAAGGACTGGGAATGGGGCAAGGATGACACGGACAATGTCATGTTGGCAAG TGTGACCCTGTCCCTGGAGGCAAAGCTCCAGCTGCTACACAGCTACATGACTGTCACCTGGCTGCCCCTGCCCTGTGAG CAGGCACCTTTGGCTCAGCCCGAGTCCCCCACCGCCTCTGCAGGAGAGGACGCCCGCACCCCTCCCGACTCAGGAGAATCCGACAAGGAGTCAGTCAGCAGCAGCTCCAACGGTGATGCAATGATGACAGCAGGGGCTGCCAGCGTAGGTGGAGGTGTGTCGACTAAGaacagctcctcctcctccagctcgTCCAGTAACAGCTCGGCAACATTGACGACGGGTACGGGGGGAAAGGAAAAGCCCAAGAAGGAGAAAGACAAAGACAAGAAAAGGGCTGACTCTGTGGCCAACAAGCTGGGCAGCTTCGGCAAGAGCCTGGGCAGCAAGCTTAAAAAGAACGTGGGCGGGCTGATGACGGGGAAGAATGCAGGAGGCAGCGGGGCCAAGCAGGAGGGCACAGAGAAGAAGAAAAGTTCGCTGAGGGGGCGGAAGGGCAGCAAGGACAGCTCGCCTTCGGCCCACGCCTCTGAGGACTCTGGGAAGGGCTCGCCGTCGTCGGGCAGTGAGCGTCAGAATGGCACGGGCAGTGGCAGCAGCGAGAGTGACCCGTATAAGTACAGTGCCGACGTGAAGGCGAGCCTGAGCATCCTGCGGGCGGCCATGCAGGGCGAGAGGAAGTTCATCTTCGCTGGCCTGCTCATCACCAGCAACCGCCAGCCCTTCCAGGAGGAGATGATCCAGCGCTACCTGTCTGACGCTGAGGAGCGCTTCCGGGTAGAGCAGGAGCAGCAGCGGAGAGAGGCAGAGCGGAAAGGAAGCACCAACGGCATCCAGCAGCCCAAGAAGGAGGCAACGGCAGGCACAGAGGTGGGCTACCGCACCTATGAACCGAAAGAGGAGTCGACTGAGAGCTCACCGCCCAACTTCAGCCACCTCAAGTCGTCCTCATTCAACCCCTCACTCTACTCCGGCGTGGTGCCCATCCCCCGGCCAACCTTCATGGACCAGCCGCCCTCCCCGGCCCTGCTCACTCAGCACCCACACATGCACGGCTACATGGAGACGCGGCGCCAGCTTGCAGGTGGCTCCCCAGCCTCGTCTTATCCCGGGCTGCCTTCCTATGCCACCCTCCCCCGCCACTGCCCCATGGCGCAGGGCCCCCCTCACCCCCAGTACCACCCCCCGCAGGCACCGGTACCCCTCAGCCCCTTTCGCCTCATCCCCTCTTTCGCACCCTCATACCTCCCCGAGCACGACACTCCAGACTACCCCACCTCAGAGCCTGTAGGCGGGGGCTACACTAACGGATTCCGGGACTTGCGCGCTGCCCTGGATGTTCCTCGCAGCGGGCCTCTCCCGGTCAGACACTACTCCCTGGGCAGCGCCGGAGGCCTGTCCAGCCGCTGCCGGACGCCCAGCTGCAACTACTACGGTCACCCCGAGACGGGCAACTACTGCTCCTGCTGCTACCGAGAGGAGCTGAAGAGGAGGGAGACGGAGCCAGCCATCCACAGGTTCTGA